The Nesterenkonia xinjiangensis genome contains a region encoding:
- a CDS encoding uroporphyrinogen-III synthase, with protein sequence MRIVLTRWPHQAGRLEEGLRAAGIDVGFLPLTEQRLPADLTVLRAAVTDLAEGRFQWLLLTSATTVWALQEAGWDGDVPEGTRIGVTGPGTAQALPSAAPQAWMPHREASAAGILAELPAPRPGEQVLLPQSAQARPQLVNGLRSAGWEVTQVTAYETVDRVREGTLPPSGADDRCAGVVGPAELAGAEAVLITSSTAARAWARLTLPGESDTPALLAIGRPTAQTLDELQLSARMLEDVSAAAVLRALGVAPGPEHARPRPVDRRPGTGH encoded by the coding sequence ATGCGCATCGTCCTCACCCGCTGGCCCCATCAGGCCGGCCGTCTGGAGGAAGGGCTGCGTGCGGCGGGGATCGACGTCGGCTTCCTCCCGCTCACCGAGCAACGGCTGCCCGCCGATCTCACCGTGCTGCGGGCCGCGGTGACTGATCTGGCCGAGGGTCGGTTCCAGTGGCTGCTGCTGACCAGCGCCACCACGGTCTGGGCGCTGCAGGAGGCCGGCTGGGACGGCGACGTGCCCGAGGGCACCCGCATCGGGGTGACCGGCCCCGGGACCGCACAGGCGCTCCCGAGTGCCGCGCCGCAGGCCTGGATGCCTCACAGGGAGGCCAGCGCGGCGGGGATCCTCGCCGAGCTGCCCGCACCGCGCCCGGGGGAGCAGGTCCTGCTGCCGCAGTCCGCCCAGGCTCGGCCCCAGCTGGTCAACGGCCTGCGGTCCGCCGGATGGGAGGTCACCCAGGTGACCGCCTACGAGACCGTGGACCGGGTCCGTGAGGGCACCCTGCCGCCGTCGGGAGCCGACGACCGGTGTGCCGGCGTCGTCGGCCCCGCGGAGCTGGCCGGAGCCGAGGCCGTGCTGATCACCAGCTCCACAGCCGCTCGTGCCTGGGCTCGTCTCACGCTGCCTGGTGAGTCCGACACCCCCGCGCTGCTGGCGATCGGCAGACCCACCGCGCAGACGCTGGACGAGCTGCAACTCTCGGCCCGGATGCTGGAGGATGTCTCTGCGGCGGCCGTCCTCCGGGCGCTCGGCGTCGCCCCGGGCCCTGAGCACGCACGGCCCCGTCCGGTGGATCGCAGGCCGGGGACCGGTCACTAG
- the hemB gene encoding porphobilinogen synthase — translation MSFPARRPRRLRRTPALRRLVAETRLHPADLILPVFVREGLDAPAPISSMPGVVQHSEASLLEAAEEARELGLGGIMLFGIPAVRDAVGTASLDPEGILNRSIRAVKARVGEDLPVMSDLCLDEFTDHGHCGVLTAEGAVDNDATLEIYAQMGVAQAEAGADVVAPSGMMDGQVAVIRQALDEAGHQEVPILAYSAKYASAFYGPFREAVDSQLSGDRRTYQMDAPNRTEALREAEMDITEGADMIMVKPATAYLDILADVAAFSDVPVAAYQVSGEYAMIEAAAAQGWVDRRGVILESITAIRRAGATNVLTYHAAEIAGWLHEG, via the coding sequence GTGAGTTTCCCCGCCCGCCGTCCGCGACGCCTGCGCCGCACCCCCGCCCTGCGCCGACTGGTGGCCGAGACCCGGCTGCACCCGGCCGACCTGATCCTGCCGGTCTTCGTCCGGGAGGGTCTGGACGCGCCTGCTCCGATCAGCTCCATGCCCGGGGTGGTGCAGCACAGCGAGGCCTCCCTGCTGGAGGCCGCCGAGGAGGCCCGCGAGCTGGGGCTGGGCGGCATCATGCTCTTCGGCATCCCCGCCGTCCGAGACGCCGTCGGAACCGCCTCCCTGGATCCGGAGGGCATCCTGAACCGCAGCATCCGTGCGGTGAAGGCACGGGTGGGGGAGGACCTGCCGGTGATGAGCGACCTCTGCCTGGACGAGTTCACCGATCACGGCCACTGCGGAGTGCTCACCGCCGAGGGCGCGGTGGACAACGACGCCACCCTGGAGATCTACGCGCAGATGGGGGTGGCCCAGGCCGAGGCCGGTGCCGACGTCGTCGCGCCCTCCGGGATGATGGACGGCCAGGTCGCGGTGATCCGTCAGGCGCTCGACGAGGCCGGGCACCAGGAGGTGCCGATCCTCGCGTACTCGGCGAAGTACGCCTCGGCGTTCTACGGTCCTTTCCGTGAGGCCGTGGACTCCCAGCTCAGCGGGGACCGGCGCACCTACCAGATGGACGCCCCGAACCGCACCGAGGCGCTGCGCGAGGCCGAGATGGACATCACCGAGGGTGCGGACATGATCATGGTCAAGCCCGCCACCGCCTATCTGGACATCCTGGCCGACGTCGCCGCGTTCAGCGACGTCCCCGTGGCCGCCTACCAGGTCAGCGGCGAGTACGCGATGATCGAGGCCGCCGCCGCCCAGGGCTGGGTGGATCGCCGAGGCGTCATCCTCGAGTCCATCACCGCGATCCGCCGCGCCGGAGCGACGAACGTGCTGACCTATCACGCCGCCGAGATCGCCGGCTGGCTGCACGAGGGCTGA
- the hemL gene encoding glutamate-1-semialdehyde 2,1-aminomutase: MTDPQTTNQQLFDSARDLMPGGVNSPVRAFGSVGGTPAFMVSAEGPHLTDAEGTQYVDLVGSWGPALLGHKHPRVIEAVHAAVDAGLGFGTSHPSETRLAELVRSRVPGAEMIRMVSTGTEATMTAIRLARGATGRNLVVKFAGCYHGHSDGLLAAAGSGVATLGLPGSAGVTEAQASETIVVEYNDQEALEQVFAERGNDVAAVITEATPANMGVVPPAEGFNAFLREITERHGALMIFDEVMTGFRITEAGYWGASGRTEGWTPDLFTFGKVIGGGLPTAAVAGRRDVMEHLAPTGPVYHAGTLSGNPVAMAAGVATLEHATSEVYQHIDRQAEVVASALGQALDAAGVDHSIQKVGSLFSLAFGTSATGVKDYAAAQAQETFRYGPFFHAMLQAGVYLPPSVFEAWFLSAAHDDGAVQRIVDALPAAAEAAAAAEAPAG; encoded by the coding sequence GTGACTGACCCGCAGACCACCAACCAGCAGCTCTTCGACTCGGCCCGTGACCTGATGCCTGGCGGGGTGAACTCCCCGGTGCGAGCGTTCGGCTCGGTCGGCGGCACCCCGGCGTTCATGGTCTCCGCGGAGGGCCCCCACCTCACCGACGCCGAGGGTACCCAGTACGTGGACCTCGTCGGCTCCTGGGGCCCGGCCCTGCTGGGCCACAAACACCCTCGGGTCATCGAGGCCGTCCACGCCGCCGTCGACGCCGGCCTGGGCTTCGGCACCTCTCACCCCTCAGAGACCCGACTGGCCGAGCTGGTGCGCTCCCGAGTGCCCGGGGCGGAGATGATCCGCATGGTCTCCACCGGCACCGAAGCCACGATGACGGCGATCCGCCTGGCGCGCGGGGCCACCGGCCGCAACCTGGTGGTCAAGTTCGCCGGCTGCTACCACGGCCACTCCGACGGGCTGCTCGCCGCCGCCGGATCCGGGGTCGCCACTCTGGGGCTTCCAGGCTCCGCGGGCGTCACCGAGGCTCAGGCCTCGGAGACCATCGTCGTGGAATACAACGACCAGGAGGCCCTGGAGCAGGTCTTCGCCGAGCGGGGCAACGACGTCGCCGCCGTCATCACCGAGGCCACTCCGGCCAACATGGGCGTGGTGCCCCCGGCGGAGGGCTTCAACGCGTTCCTCCGGGAGATCACCGAGCGGCACGGTGCGCTGATGATCTTCGACGAGGTCATGACCGGCTTCCGTATCACCGAGGCCGGCTACTGGGGCGCCTCCGGGCGCACCGAAGGCTGGACCCCGGACCTGTTCACCTTCGGGAAGGTCATCGGCGGCGGCCTGCCCACCGCGGCGGTGGCCGGGCGCCGCGACGTCATGGAGCACCTGGCGCCGACCGGGCCGGTGTACCACGCGGGCACGCTGTCCGGGAACCCGGTGGCGATGGCCGCCGGAGTGGCCACCCTGGAGCACGCCACCTCGGAGGTCTACCAGCACATCGACCGGCAGGCCGAGGTCGTGGCCTCCGCCCTGGGCCAGGCGTTGGACGCCGCCGGGGTGGACCACTCGATCCAGAAGGTCGGCTCGCTGTTCTCGCTGGCCTTCGGCACCTCCGCCACCGGGGTGAAGGACTATGCCGCCGCCCAGGCGCAGGAGACCTTCCGGTACGGCCCGTTCTTCCACGCGATGCTTCAGGCCGGGGTGTACCTGCCGCCGAGCGTCTTCGAGGCCTGGTTCCTCTCCGCCGCGCATGACGACGGCGCCGTCCAGCGAATCGTCGACGCACTGCCGGCTGCGGCCGAGGCCGCGGCCGCTGCAGAGGCTCCCGCGGGCTGA
- a CDS encoding ABC transporter ATP-binding protein encodes MITTAPPVLQAHSLSKTYDSAHALVDAGLTVHPGESVAIMGPSGSGKTTLMHVLSGIIQSDTGDVVFTPAPGHAPVNLATRTSEQRARLRREHIGFVFQDGLLLPELTALENVAVARMVAGVPRAQAQQEAAGWLGALGLAGYEQRRPGQLSGGQAQRVAIARAQVTGPAVVFADEPTGALDSATSEAVLDALLGSTVSRGAPLVMVTHDEAVAARCSRLIRLQDGRVVHDSAGVHA; translated from the coding sequence ATGATCACCACCGCCCCGCCTGTGCTGCAGGCGCATTCGCTCTCGAAGACCTATGACTCCGCCCACGCGCTCGTCGACGCCGGGCTGACCGTCCACCCCGGAGAATCGGTGGCCATCATGGGCCCCTCCGGCTCTGGGAAGACCACGCTGATGCATGTGCTCTCCGGCATCATCCAGTCGGACACCGGCGACGTCGTCTTCACCCCCGCACCGGGTCACGCGCCGGTGAACCTCGCCACCCGGACCTCCGAACAGCGGGCCCGGCTGCGTCGTGAGCACATCGGGTTCGTCTTCCAGGACGGCCTGCTGCTGCCGGAGCTGACCGCCCTGGAGAACGTGGCCGTCGCCCGCATGGTCGCCGGGGTACCGCGGGCCCAGGCCCAGCAGGAGGCCGCGGGCTGGCTGGGGGCCCTGGGGTTGGCTGGCTATGAGCAGCGGCGCCCGGGACAGCTCTCCGGCGGTCAGGCCCAGCGGGTCGCCATCGCCCGCGCGCAGGTGACCGGCCCCGCCGTCGTCTTCGCCGATGAGCCCACCGGTGCGCTGGACTCGGCGACCTCCGAGGCGGTGCTGGATGCGCTGTTGGGCTCCACTGTCTCCCGAGGTGCCCCGCTGGTGATGGTCACCCATGACGAGGCAGTCGCCGCACGCTGCTCCCGGCTGATCCGGCTTCAGGACGGACGGGTCGTCCATGACTCCGCAGGGGTGCACGCATGA
- a CDS encoding FtsX-like permease family protein gives MNRLFLSRLLSQRQVWGLPVAAFAITSGIAYMVIGGAGWFFRLEGELAGLYLMLAAIALVLLAVPMVLLMASSARLMARRRDERLSSLRLLGASSRQLRGLALSEAAVLAAVGVGMGAVVYLALMPLVGLLPFAGSRIGTEGLWMGPLALGATAAGLLAVAVASAAAGMRRIEITPLGVRTRTLPARVHWIRLLIAAVGFVLAQVIAQVVGVGSMAVLVAMVLAIIAVPLVAVHLLGPWVLKLVAQLQLRRARTAERLIAARSVLESPQQMWQQIGGVAITTYVGVIAGAGMGLASLGMTGADAEELVLLGDIQRGVLLTLGVSFVMTACAVGISQTAQVLDRRDLYSSLAKVGLELSQLSAIRRLAVMRSLIAVVAIAVIAAALSALPLLGAAVLLAPASTATVAGVLVAGVLVVLLGVLASRPTLRRVIAV, from the coding sequence ATGAACCGGCTGTTCCTCTCCCGTCTCCTCTCCCAGCGTCAGGTGTGGGGGCTGCCGGTGGCGGCGTTCGCGATCACCAGCGGCATCGCCTACATGGTGATCGGCGGTGCCGGGTGGTTCTTCCGGCTCGAGGGTGAGCTGGCCGGGCTGTATCTGATGCTGGCTGCCATCGCGCTGGTGCTGCTGGCGGTGCCGATGGTGCTGCTCATGGCATCCTCCGCACGGCTGATGGCCCGACGGCGCGATGAGCGGCTCTCCAGCCTGCGGCTGCTCGGCGCCTCGAGCCGACAGCTGCGCGGACTGGCCCTGTCCGAGGCCGCGGTGCTGGCCGCCGTCGGCGTCGGGATGGGTGCGGTGGTCTACCTGGCGCTGATGCCGCTGGTGGGTCTGCTGCCCTTCGCCGGCTCCCGGATCGGGACCGAGGGCCTCTGGATGGGGCCGCTGGCGCTCGGGGCCACAGCGGCGGGGCTGCTGGCCGTGGCCGTGGCCAGTGCCGCGGCCGGGATGCGGCGCATCGAAATCACCCCGCTGGGGGTGCGCACCCGCACCCTGCCGGCCCGGGTCCATTGGATCCGGCTGCTGATCGCCGCCGTCGGCTTCGTGCTGGCCCAGGTGATCGCCCAGGTGGTCGGCGTCGGATCCATGGCGGTGCTGGTGGCCATGGTCCTGGCGATCATCGCCGTGCCCCTGGTGGCGGTGCATCTGCTCGGCCCCTGGGTGCTGAAGCTGGTGGCGCAGCTCCAGCTGCGCCGGGCACGCACCGCGGAACGGCTGATCGCCGCACGCAGCGTGCTGGAGTCGCCGCAGCAGATGTGGCAGCAGATCGGCGGGGTCGCGATCACCACGTATGTGGGGGTGATCGCCGGCGCGGGGATGGGCCTGGCGTCTCTGGGGATGACCGGGGCGGATGCCGAGGAGCTCGTGCTGCTGGGTGACATCCAGCGAGGCGTGCTGCTCACGCTGGGTGTCTCCTTCGTGATGACCGCCTGCGCGGTGGGCATCAGCCAGACCGCCCAGGTGCTGGATCGTCGGGACCTCTACTCCTCGCTGGCGAAGGTGGGCCTGGAGCTCTCGCAGCTCTCGGCGATCCGCCGGCTGGCGGTGATGCGTTCGCTGATCGCCGTGGTGGCCATCGCGGTGATCGCCGCCGCGCTGAGCGCTCTGCCGCTGCTGGGCGCGGCCGTGCTGCTGGCCCCGGCCTCCACGGCCACTGTGGCGGGCGTGCTGGTGGCCGGGGTGCTGGTGGTGCTGCTGGGCGTGCTGGCAAGTCGGCCGACGCTGCGCCGGGTCATCGCTGTCTGA